The Malus sylvestris chromosome 12, drMalSylv7.2, whole genome shotgun sequence genome contains a region encoding:
- the LOC126594347 gene encoding histone acetyltransferase TAP1-like isoform X3 — MRTLGAACASYPLCRIVSFESCRQASDKLLFPCNVREQLAKARRMHKGYRLKAGFWESIKSGILNNNTTQVVEPPSTLPEEEEEEPLPQELVLIQKTEPDGTVEEIIFSSGGDIDVYDLQALCDKVGWPRRPLSKLAAALKNSYLVATLHSVRKSPGSEGNDQKKLIGMARATSDHAFNATIWDVLVDPGYQGQGLGKALVEKIIRALLQRDIGNISLFADSQVVEFYQNLGFEPDPEGIKGMFWYPKY, encoded by the exons ATGCCGGATTGTTTCGTTTGAATCGTGCCGTCAAGCATCGGATAAGTTGTTGTTTCCATGCAATGTGAGAGAGCAGCTTGCCAAAG CAAGAAGGATGCATAAGGGATACCGACTCAAGGCTGGCTTTTGGGAATCCATTAAATCCgg TATTTTAAATAACAACACCACACAAGTAGTAGAACCACCCTCCACGCTCccggaagaggaagaagaagaacctcTGCCCCAAGAATTAGTTCTGATTCAGAAGACTGAACCAGATGGAACTGTTGAAGAAATAATATTTTCTTCTGGTGGAGATATTGATGTGTACGATCTTCAAGCCCTTTGTGATAAG GTTGGTTGGCCAAGGAGGCCGCTGTCGAAACTAGCTGCAGCTTTGAAAAATAGCTACTTGGTTGCAACATTGCATTCAGTTCGGAAGTCACCTGGATCAG AAGGGAATGACCAGAAGAAGTTAATTGGCATGGCTCGAGCTACATCAGATCATGCCTTCAATGCCACAATTTGGGATGTCCTTGTTGATCCCGGCTATCAG GGCCAAGGCCTTGGGAAGGCTCTTGTTGAAAAGATTATACGAGCTCTTTTGCAGAGGGACATCGGAAACATTTCACTCTTTGCTGATAGTCAGG TTGTGGAGTTCtatcaaaatttgggttttgaacCCGACCCGGAGGGCATCAAAGGCATGTTTTGGTACCCAAAGTATTAG
- the LOC126594347 gene encoding histone acetyltransferase TAP1-like isoform X6 gives MRTLGAACASYPLCRIVSFESCRQASDKLLFPCNVREQLAKARRMHKGYRLKAGFWESIKSGILNNNTTQVVEPPSTLPEEEEEEPLPQELVLIQKTEPDGTVEEIIFSSGGDIDVYDLQALCDKVGWPRRPLSKLAAALKNSYLVATLHSVRKSPGSEGNDQKKLIGMARATSDHAFNATIWDVLVDPSYQGQGLGKALVEKIIRALLQRDIGNISLFADSQVVEFYQNLGFEPDPEGIKGMFWYPKY, from the exons ATGCCGGATTGTTTCGTTTGAATCGTGCCGTCAAGCATCGGATAAGTTGTTGTTTCCATGCAATGTGAGAGAGCAGCTTGCCAAAG CAAGAAGGATGCATAAGGGATACCGACTCAAGGCTGGCTTTTGGGAATCCATTAAATCCgg TATTTTAAATAACAACACCACACAAGTAGTAGAACCACCCTCCACGCTCccggaagaggaagaagaagaacctcTGCCCCAAGAATTAGTTCTGATTCAGAAGACTGAACCAGATGGAACTGTTGAAGAAATAATATTTTCTTCTGGTGGAGATATTGATGTGTACGATCTTCAAGCCCTTTGTGATAAG gTTGGTTGGCCAAGGAGGCCGCTGTCGAAACTAGCTGCAGCTTTGAAAAATAGCTACTTGGTTGCAACATTGCATTCAGTTCGGAAATCACCTGGATCAG AAGGGAATGACCAGAAGAAGTTAATTGGCATGGCTCGAGCTACATCAGATCATGCCTTCAATGCCACAATTTGGGATGTCCTTGTTGATCCCAGCTATCAG GGCCAAGGCCTTGGGAAGGCTCTTGTTGAAAAGATTATACGAGCTCTTTTGCAGAGGGACATCGGAAACATTTCACTCTTTGCTGATAGTCAGG TTGTGGAGTTCtatcaaaatttgggttttgaacCCGACCCGGAGGGCATCAAAGGCATGTTTTGGTACCCAAAGTATTAG
- the LOC126594347 gene encoding histone acetyltransferase TAP1-like isoform X2, translated as MRTLGAACASYPLCRIVSFESCRQASDKLLFPCNVREQLAKARRMHKGYRLKAGFWESIKSGILNNNTTQVVEPPSTLPEEEEEEPLPQELVLIQKTEPDGTVEEIIFSSGGDIDVYDLQALCDKVGWPRRPLSKLAAALKNSYLVATLHSVRKSPGSEGNDQKKLIGMARATSDHAFNATIWDVLVDPSYQGQGLGKALVERIIRALLQRDIGNISLFADSQVVEFYQNLGFEPDPEGIKGMFWYPKY; from the exons ATGCCGGATTGTTTCGTTTGAATCGTGCCGTCAAGCATCGGATAAGTTGTTGTTTCCATGCAATGTGAGAGAGCAGCTTGCCAAAG CAAGAAGGATGCATAAGGGATACCGACTCAAGGCTGGCTTTTGGGAATCCATTAAATCCgg TATTTTAAATAACAACACCACACAAGTAGTAGAACCACCCTCCACGCTCccggaagaggaagaagaagaacctcTGCCCCAAGAATTAGTTCTGATTCAGAAGACTGAACCAGATGGAACTGTTGAAGAAATAATATTTTCTTCTGGTGGAGATATTGATGTGTACGATCTTCAAGCCCTTTGTGATAAG gTTGGTTGGCCAAGGAGGCCGCTGTCGAAACTAGCTGCAGCTTTGAAAAATAGCTACTTGGTTGCAACATTGCATTCAGTTCGGAAATCACCTGGATCAG AAGGGAATGACCAGAAGAAGTTAATTGGCATGGCTCGAGCTACATCAGATCATGCCTTCAATGCCACAATTTGGGATGTCCTTGTTGATCCCAGCTATCAG GGCCAAGGCCTTGGGAAGGCTCTTGTTGAAAGGATTATACGAGCTCTTTTGCAGAGGGACATCGGAAACATTTCACTCTTTGCTGATAGTCAGG TTGTGGAGTTCtatcaaaatttgggttttgaacCCGACCCGGAGGGCATCAAAGGCATGTTTTGGTACCCAAAGTATTAG
- the LOC126594347 gene encoding histone acetyltransferase TAP1-like isoform X1 produces the protein MRTLGAACASYPLCRIVSFESCRQASDKLLFPCNVREQLAKARRMHKGYRLKAGFWESIKSGILNNNTTQVVEPPSTLPEEEEEEPLPQELVLIQKTEPDGTVEEIIFSSGGDIDVYDLQALCDKVGWPRRPLSKLAAALKNSYLVATLHSVRKSPGSEGNDQKKLIGMARATSDHAFNATIWDVLVDPGYQGQGLGKALVEKIIRALLQRDIGNISLFADSQVVEFYQNLGFEPDPEGIKGMFWYPKY, from the exons ATGCCGGATTGTTTCGTTTGAATCGTGCCGTCAAGCATCGGATAAGTTGTTGTTTCCATGCAATGTGAGAGAGCAGCTTGCCAAAG CAAGAAGGATGCATAAGGGATACCGACTCAAGGCTGGCTTTTGGGAATCCATTAAATCCgg TATTTTAAATAACAACACCACACAAGTAGTAGAACCACCCTCCACGCTCccggaagaggaagaagaagaacctcTGCCCCAAGAATTAGTTCTGATTCAGAAGACTGAACCAGATGGAACTGTTGAAGAAATAATATTTTCTTCTGGTGGAGATATTGATGTGTACGATCTTCAAGCCCTTTGTGATAAG gTTGGTTGGCCAAGGAGGCCGCTGTCGAAACTAGCTGCAGCTTTGAAAAATAGCTACTTGGTTGCAACATTGCATTCAGTTCGGAAATCACCTGGATCAG AAGGGAATGACCAGAAGAAGTTAATTGGCATGGCTCGAGCTACATCAGATCATGCCTTCAATGCCACAATTTGGGATGTCCTTGTTGATCCCGGCTATCAG GGCCAAGGCCTTGGGAAGGCTCTTGTTGAAAAGATTATACGAGCTCTTTTGCAGAGGGACATCGGAAACATTTCACTCTTTGCTGATAGTCAGG TTGTGGAGTTCtatcaaaatttgggttttgaacCCGACCCGGAGGGCATCAAAGGCATGTTTTGGTACCCAAAGTATTAG
- the LOC126594349 gene encoding general transcription and DNA repair factor IIH subunit TFB5: MVNAVKGLFISCDIPMAQFIINYDNSLPASQRFIIHVLDSTHLFVQPHAAEMIRSAIAEFRDQNSYEKPT, encoded by the exons ATGGTGAACGCTGTTAAAGGACTGTTCATCTCTTG TGACATACCTATGGCGCAATTCATCATCAATTACGACAATTCACTGCCAGCTTCACAGAGGTTCATAATACATGTCTTGGATAGCACTCACCTTTTTGTGCAGCCCCATGCTGCCGAGATGATAAGAAGCGCCATTGCTGAATTTAGAGACCAGAATTCATATGAGAAGCCGACTTGA